A portion of the Opitutus sp. ER46 genome contains these proteins:
- a CDS encoding AGE family epimerase/isomerase, protein MSTLSVSDTKRACSAALEQLRGGDGVPLAGWLRDHLFGHVLPFWEEHAFDERGGLLTCITDAGKVVSTDKWLWSQWRAVWVFARIYNRLDADVRWLGYAKQIAAFCLRYGRDEERDGWSLVVAQDGRKVRGFESTYVDSFAVYALAELHRATRDPEVRREACRTADTALRRLAQPYDTIPHFPYPIPPRAKPHGIPMLWSLALADLGHALKEEKYLNAAVRFSTEIFRDFYREDRDLFLEIIRSDGREFPAPLGTAVVPGHVIEDMWFQLHVGELARGGPGWERKPEILRLALRHLEAGWDAAYGGGLLLAFDANGGECRGWKFPDTKLWWPHTEALYMSLLGWKLEQRPAFLDWYERVWRLCLDHFADWAHGEWRQKLGRDLSPIEDVVALPVKDPFHLPRSLILQIELLERGFDPTR, encoded by the coding sequence ATGAGCACCCTAAGCGTCAGCGATACGAAACGTGCCTGTTCTGCGGCGCTGGAGCAGTTGCGCGGCGGAGACGGGGTCCCGTTGGCCGGCTGGCTGCGTGACCACCTGTTTGGCCATGTCCTGCCGTTCTGGGAGGAGCATGCCTTTGATGAACGCGGCGGGCTGCTGACCTGCATCACCGATGCGGGCAAGGTGGTCAGCACCGACAAATGGCTGTGGAGCCAGTGGCGGGCCGTGTGGGTGTTCGCGCGCATCTACAATCGCCTCGACGCCGACGTGCGCTGGTTGGGTTACGCGAAGCAGATCGCCGCGTTTTGCCTGCGGTACGGCCGGGACGAGGAGCGCGACGGTTGGTCGCTGGTGGTGGCGCAGGATGGCCGAAAGGTCCGCGGCTTTGAGAGCACCTACGTTGACTCGTTTGCGGTGTATGCGTTGGCGGAGCTCCATCGCGCCACCCGCGATCCGGAGGTGCGGAGGGAGGCATGCCGCACCGCGGACACCGCGCTGCGGAGGCTCGCGCAACCCTACGACACCATCCCGCATTTCCCGTATCCGATTCCGCCCCGGGCAAAGCCACATGGCATTCCCATGCTCTGGTCCCTGGCGCTCGCCGATCTGGGGCATGCCCTGAAGGAGGAGAAGTACCTCAACGCGGCGGTGCGGTTCTCGACCGAGATCTTCCGCGACTTCTATCGCGAGGACCGCGACCTGTTTCTGGAGATCATCCGGAGCGATGGGCGGGAGTTTCCGGCCCCACTGGGGACGGCGGTGGTTCCGGGACATGTCATCGAGGATATGTGGTTTCAACTGCACGTGGGGGAGCTGGCACGAGGCGGCCCCGGCTGGGAGCGGAAACCCGAGATCTTGCGGCTCGCGCTGCGGCACCTGGAGGCCGGCTGGGATGCGGCGTATGGAGGCGGGCTCCTGCTGGCATTCGACGCCAATGGGGGCGAGTGCCGGGGCTGGAAGTTCCCCGACACCAAGTTGTGGTGGCCGCATACGGAGGCGCTGTACATGAGCCTGCTCGGTTGGAAGCTCGAGCAGCGACCGGCCTTTCTCGACTGGTACGAGCGCGTCTGGCGGCTGTGCCTCGACCATTTTGCCGACTGGGCGCATGGGGAGTGGCGGCAAAAGCTCGGCCGCGATCTGAGTCCGATCGAGGATGTGGTCGCGTTGCCGGTCAAGGACCCCTTCCATCTGCCGCGGAGCCTGATTCTCCAGATTGAGCTGCTGGAGCGAGGCTTCGATCCGACGCGCTGA
- a CDS encoding prenyltransferase/squalene oxidase repeat-containing protein gives MCLPSRRFPSTRPRGPRWTRVVLSGLLAACGLSGRGRAATTEPSQSVFCAPAATREMLHDLCEYVAAEKAGMPTIFIGGYYMRTLVAGHQVFGDRRYLERALTYGDWLLARQGGDGFWKTGYGDIYLADTGSALGLLMVLNRHADPGRQARYRAAMQRYIAAVQANRLIQPSGAFGVGFRTKAQGTVLVPWRDEYTISSALSGGVVCTWLYHATQDARYRELAHQALGWIMSTQRDDGAIPYVLKGDGGDLAKRGDPATDFVLWEKHRFQAVAYVGEAVIAFDRYCDQPAWRRRLRDQAGATVEFLLRTQNADGTWGYKDSENPARSYDQKRSPGVSHLLVWYYTNVRADDRVAAAVRRFNAFLLNRANQRGFGLLQAGGDASNPSPLGAFTQNDVVTALTGRALADMLQPGIDAHW, from the coding sequence ATGTGCCTTCCCTCTCGTCGTTTCCCCTCCACGCGTCCGCGCGGGCCGCGCTGGACACGGGTTGTCCTCAGCGGTCTGCTGGCCGCGTGCGGGCTGAGCGGCCGGGGTCGGGCCGCCACCACGGAGCCGTCTCAGTCGGTGTTTTGCGCGCCCGCCGCCACCCGCGAGATGCTGCATGATCTCTGTGAGTACGTTGCCGCGGAGAAGGCCGGGATGCCGACGATCTTCATCGGCGGCTACTACATGCGCACCCTGGTCGCCGGGCACCAGGTGTTCGGGGATCGGCGTTATCTCGAGCGGGCGTTGACGTACGGTGACTGGCTGCTGGCGCGGCAGGGGGGGGACGGATTCTGGAAGACCGGCTACGGCGACATCTATCTGGCCGACACCGGCAGCGCACTTGGCCTGCTGATGGTGCTCAACCGCCACGCCGATCCGGGCCGCCAAGCCCGGTACCGGGCGGCGATGCAGCGGTACATCGCCGCGGTTCAGGCCAACCGGCTGATCCAGCCCTCGGGGGCGTTTGGGGTCGGCTTTCGGACGAAGGCGCAGGGAACGGTCCTGGTGCCCTGGCGGGATGAATACACCATTTCCTCGGCGCTCTCGGGCGGCGTGGTCTGCACGTGGCTGTATCATGCGACGCAGGACGCGCGTTACCGCGAGCTCGCCCACCAGGCGCTGGGCTGGATCATGAGCACGCAGCGCGACGACGGGGCGATCCCCTACGTGCTCAAAGGCGACGGCGGCGACCTGGCCAAGCGGGGTGATCCGGCCACCGATTTTGTGCTGTGGGAGAAGCATCGATTCCAGGCGGTGGCATATGTCGGCGAGGCGGTCATCGCGTTTGACCGGTACTGCGATCAGCCCGCATGGCGGCGGCGGCTGCGTGATCAAGCCGGTGCCACGGTTGAGTTTCTGCTCCGGACGCAGAACGCCGACGGAACCTGGGGGTACAAGGACAGCGAGAACCCGGCCCGGAGCTACGATCAGAAGCGCAGTCCGGGCGTCAGCCATCTCCTGGTGTGGTACTACACGAACGTGCGCGCCGACGACCGGGTAGCCGCCGCCGTGCGGCGCTTCAACGCCTTCCTGCTCAATCGGGCCAACCAACGTGGGTTCGGCCTGTTGCAGGCGGGCGGGGATGCGTCGAACCCGTCTCCGCTCGGAGCCTTCACGCAAAACGACGTGGTGACGGCCCTCACGGGCCGGGCGCTGGCAGACATGCTTCAGCCGGGGATCGACGCGCACTGGTAG
- a CDS encoding LacI family DNA-binding transcriptional regulator has product MSVREIARLAKVSPSTVSLALRDSPKIPDTTKRKVRELAKRLGYRPNARVNELMSCVRTSRAPQNQACFGVVSFYDTPKPWESSHHLARIYRGMLARAEVLGYRLEPLWLRAPGMTYRRCRSILDARGIEGLLCFGSPDIDDEFPPEFDHYAIVTQGLSIKTPLHRVVSHVYKDMWRALEQVYQLGYRRPGLVIGRYEDIRSAHGYLSAYLGWWQVTLGTTPLPVLQLDKVELKPVREWLAYNAPDVMIFVHHYNVLPEFTACMRESGLHIPEDIGVAVISQILDRTDYSGLEENQQLIGAWAVELLVSRIMNRDLGIPTNPRIEMVERHWVDGKTLRKISR; this is encoded by the coding sequence ATGAGTGTGCGCGAGATCGCCCGACTGGCCAAGGTTTCGCCCAGTACGGTCTCCTTGGCCCTGAGGGATAGCCCCAAGATTCCCGACACGACGAAACGCAAGGTGCGCGAGCTGGCCAAGCGCCTCGGCTATCGACCCAACGCCAGAGTGAACGAACTGATGAGCTGCGTCCGGACGAGCCGCGCGCCCCAGAATCAGGCCTGTTTCGGCGTCGTCTCGTTCTACGACACACCCAAGCCCTGGGAAAGTTCTCACCACCTTGCCCGCATCTACCGCGGCATGTTGGCCCGCGCCGAAGTGCTGGGCTACCGTCTGGAACCGCTCTGGCTCCGCGCGCCGGGCATGACCTATCGCCGCTGCCGTTCCATCCTCGACGCGCGCGGAATCGAAGGCCTGCTCTGTTTCGGCAGTCCCGACATCGACGACGAATTTCCGCCGGAGTTCGACCACTACGCCATCGTGACCCAGGGGCTCAGCATCAAAACGCCCCTGCACCGTGTGGTCAGCCATGTGTACAAGGACATGTGGCGCGCCCTGGAACAGGTGTACCAGCTCGGCTATCGCCGCCCCGGCCTGGTCATCGGCCGCTACGAAGACATCCGGAGCGCCCACGGATACCTCAGCGCCTACCTTGGCTGGTGGCAGGTCACCCTCGGCACCACGCCGCTGCCCGTGCTCCAACTGGACAAGGTGGAACTGAAACCAGTCCGCGAGTGGCTCGCCTACAACGCGCCGGACGTGATGATCTTTGTGCACCACTACAACGTCCTGCCGGAATTCACCGCCTGCATGCGCGAGAGTGGCCTGCACATCCCGGAAGACATCGGCGTCGCCGTGATCAGCCAGATCCTCGATCGCACGGACTACTCCGGGCTCGAGGAAAACCAGCAACTCATCGGAGCGTGGGCCGTCGAACTGCTGGTTTCACGAATCATGAACCGCGACCTCGGCATCCCGACCAACCCGCGGATCGAGATGGTTGAACGCCACTGGGTCGACGGGAAAACCTTGCGGAAAATCAGCCGCTAG
- a CDS encoding sialate O-acetylesterase, whose product MRRSPLLLSGLGLLALTGLLRADVTVAPLFQDHAVLQQDLPVNIWGRADADEVVQVRFAGQRVETKAGPDGRWRVVLQPMPPNAKGEDLAVAGKNTVTLRDVLVGEVWLCSGQSNMEMAVEKAANAAEEQAGATFPAIRQIKIDRHPSSTPRETIRGAWQVTTPATVGAFTAIGYFFARQLQQELGRPVGLVNASYGGTPIESWMSPGALASDPAFDVVAARWRQTLADYQTRRSTYEVALAKWTEEEAATQGEGAESHAAFLKQRPKPKAPTAPAGGPFEPAGLYHGMIHPLVPYTIRGVLWYQGESTRNVQHPEEYRGLFSALIRQWRMDFGQPNLPFFWVQLPNYEVPNEPSGVAWPRIREAQAETLALPHTAMAVAIDLGERTNIHPRNKQAVAQRLGALALTEVYGKPAEGRSLMFARAERDGAAIRIHFAPTGGNLVNRGEGMPALQIAGADRNFHAAEGRIDGDTLLVRSASVADPVAVRYAWTNCPTATLYGKNGLPVAPFRTDAW is encoded by the coding sequence ATGCGTCGTTCCCCTCTTCTGCTCTCCGGCCTGGGCCTCCTGGCCCTCACCGGCCTCCTCCGCGCCGACGTCACGGTTGCGCCGCTCTTTCAGGACCACGCCGTCCTGCAGCAGGACCTGCCGGTGAACATCTGGGGGCGCGCGGATGCGGACGAGGTCGTCCAAGTCCGGTTCGCCGGCCAACGCGTCGAGACCAAGGCCGGTCCTGACGGGCGATGGCGCGTCGTCCTGCAACCGATGCCCCCCAATGCCAAGGGCGAGGACCTCGCGGTGGCGGGGAAGAATACCGTGACGCTGCGGGACGTCCTCGTGGGCGAGGTCTGGCTCTGCTCGGGGCAGTCGAACATGGAAATGGCCGTGGAAAAGGCGGCCAACGCGGCGGAGGAGCAAGCCGGGGCCACCTTCCCGGCGATCCGCCAGATCAAGATTGATCGCCATCCAAGTTCGACCCCGCGCGAAACGATCCGGGGCGCATGGCAGGTCACCACGCCAGCTACCGTGGGCGCGTTCACCGCGATTGGCTACTTTTTCGCCCGCCAGCTGCAGCAGGAACTCGGCCGGCCCGTCGGGCTGGTGAACGCCTCGTACGGTGGCACGCCGATCGAATCGTGGATGAGCCCCGGGGCCCTCGCCAGTGATCCGGCTTTCGACGTCGTCGCCGCCCGGTGGAGGCAAACGCTTGCGGACTACCAGACCCGTCGGTCGACGTACGAAGTCGCCCTGGCAAAATGGACGGAGGAGGAGGCCGCCACGCAGGGTGAAGGCGCCGAGTCGCACGCCGCGTTTCTGAAACAGCGCCCCAAGCCGAAGGCGCCCACGGCGCCAGCCGGTGGTCCTTTTGAACCGGCCGGCCTCTACCACGGCATGATTCACCCGCTCGTCCCGTACACGATCCGCGGCGTGCTCTGGTACCAGGGAGAATCCACCCGGAACGTGCAGCACCCGGAAGAGTACCGTGGCCTCTTCTCCGCGCTGATTCGGCAGTGGCGCATGGATTTCGGCCAACCGAATCTGCCCTTCTTCTGGGTCCAACTGCCCAACTACGAGGTGCCCAACGAGCCCTCCGGCGTGGCGTGGCCGCGGATCCGCGAAGCCCAGGCCGAGACGTTGGCGCTGCCCCATACCGCGATGGCGGTCGCGATCGACCTAGGGGAGCGGACCAACATCCATCCCCGGAACAAGCAGGCGGTTGCCCAGCGGCTCGGCGCCCTCGCGTTGACCGAGGTCTACGGCAAGCCCGCCGAAGGCCGCAGCCTCATGTTCGCCCGGGCGGAGCGGGACGGAGCAGCGATTCGCATCCACTTCGCACCCACCGGGGGCAACCTCGTCAACCGCGGCGAAGGCATGCCCGCGCTGCAGATTGCGGGCGCCGATCGCAACTTTCACGCCGCCGAAGGCCGCATTGACGGCGATACCCTGCTCGTCCGTTCCGCCTCCGTCGCCGATCCAGTCGCGGTGCGCTACGCCTGGACCAACTGTCCCACCGCCACGCTTTACGGGAAAAACGGTCTGCCCGTCGCACCGTTCCGCACCGACGCGTGGTAA
- a CDS encoding amidohydrolase family protein: MSCPEDSVGSAGLCAPPSNEPPLFDFQVNGFAGVDFQRPDVSAPALEHAAAALRAHQVGCIFVTFITAPLEQLAQQLRRFELFREASPSLSAMIAGYHLEGPWLSPQPGYCGAHPPAHMHAPSIVEFETLQRAARGRIRLVTLAPEWAGSSEFITHLTARQVAVSLGHTNATERDIDAAIAAGARFCTHLGNAVPLVLPRHDNVVQQLLSRDELIACFIPDGLHLPRRVLQNFVRAKPPGRALFTTDAMAGAGAPAGNYTLGDLTVNVGADGIARNPGGGFAGSTLPPDDGVRRVAEYLALPPHEARRLWSTTAAAAFGVTLSAPSIS; encoded by the coding sequence ATGTCCTGCCCCGAAGACTCTGTTGGCTCTGCCGGTTTGTGCGCGCCCCCCTCGAACGAACCGCCGCTGTTCGACTTTCAGGTCAACGGCTTCGCCGGCGTGGACTTCCAACGCCCTGATGTCTCCGCCCCGGCCCTCGAACATGCGGCGGCCGCCCTCCGGGCCCACCAGGTGGGCTGCATTTTCGTCACGTTCATCACCGCGCCCCTCGAACAACTCGCCCAGCAGCTCCGCCGGTTTGAGTTGTTCCGCGAAGCCAGTCCGTCGCTGTCCGCGATGATCGCCGGTTACCATCTGGAAGGGCCCTGGCTCTCACCCCAACCGGGCTACTGCGGCGCCCACCCGCCCGCCCACATGCACGCGCCCAGCATCGTGGAGTTTGAGACGCTGCAGCGTGCCGCCCGCGGTCGCATCCGGCTCGTCACGCTGGCCCCCGAGTGGGCCGGCAGCAGCGAGTTCATCACCCACCTGACCGCCCGCCAGGTGGCGGTCTCACTCGGCCACACCAACGCCACGGAGCGCGACATCGACGCCGCGATCGCCGCCGGGGCGCGGTTCTGCACCCACCTCGGCAACGCCGTGCCGCTGGTGCTGCCGCGCCACGACAATGTCGTCCAACAACTGCTCTCCCGCGACGAACTCATCGCCTGCTTCATCCCCGACGGGCTCCATCTGCCGCGGCGGGTCCTGCAGAATTTCGTTCGCGCCAAACCGCCGGGCCGGGCGCTCTTCACCACCGACGCCATGGCTGGCGCCGGCGCGCCGGCCGGGAACTACACGCTGGGCGACCTCACCGTGAATGTCGGCGCCGACGGCATCGCCCGCAACCCGGGCGGCGGCTTTGCCGGCTCGACGCTCCCACCGGACGACGGCGTGCGTCGCGTGGCCGAATACCTCGCCCTGCCACCCCACGAGGCACGCCGGCTTTGGTCCACCACCGCCGCCGCGGCTTTCGGCGTCACCCTTTCCGCCCCCTCCATCTCATGA
- a CDS encoding 6-phosphogluconolactonase has protein sequence MSTSPVHYAAVDRLAVERHPHRSAMGRAAARAVAAYLCDTINRHGRARIVFGCAPSQDDFLAALVDPALCGAEIDWRKVTAFHMDDYVGLPGSHPASFRSYLQRHLLSKVPVGTFHPITAEAADGATVCRTYAAALREQPIDLICLGIGENGHIAFNDPPVADFDDPALIKVVELDHACRTQQVNDGCFPNLAAVPPSAYTLTVPVFRTARRLSVVVPGPRKAAAARAALRDPIGPGCPASVLRLHPSATLYLDADSAAQL, from the coding sequence ATGAGCACCTCTCCTGTGCACTACGCCGCCGTCGATCGCCTCGCCGTCGAGCGGCACCCCCACCGGTCCGCCATGGGCCGCGCCGCGGCCCGCGCGGTGGCCGCGTACCTTTGCGACACCATCAACCGGCACGGTCGCGCCCGCATCGTCTTTGGCTGCGCCCCTTCCCAGGACGACTTCCTGGCTGCCCTGGTCGACCCGGCGTTGTGTGGCGCCGAGATCGACTGGCGCAAGGTGACCGCCTTTCACATGGACGACTACGTCGGGCTGCCTGGAAGCCATCCGGCCAGTTTCCGCTCATATCTCCAGCGGCATCTCCTCTCGAAAGTTCCCGTGGGAACGTTTCATCCGATCACGGCCGAAGCGGCGGATGGCGCGACCGTTTGCCGGACGTATGCGGCCGCCTTGCGCGAGCAACCGATCGACCTCATCTGCCTGGGCATCGGCGAAAATGGCCACATCGCCTTCAACGACCCGCCGGTGGCCGACTTCGATGACCCCGCGCTCATCAAGGTGGTCGAGCTCGACCACGCCTGCCGGACGCAGCAGGTGAACGACGGTTGTTTCCCCAACCTGGCCGCGGTCCCGCCGTCTGCCTACACCCTGACCGTGCCCGTTTTTCGGACCGCTCGCCGGCTCAGCGTCGTCGTACCCGGCCCGCGCAAGGCCGCCGCGGCCCGCGCCGCGCTCCGCGACCCCATCGGCCCCGGGTGCCCCGCGTCCGTCCTGCGCCTGCATCCGTCTGCCACGCTCTATCTCGACGCCGACTCCGCCGCCCAACTCTAG